The proteins below come from a single Sphingomicrobium sediminis genomic window:
- a CDS encoding sigma-54-dependent transcriptional regulator codes for MALEILVVDDEADIRELVAGVLEDEGYEVRSAGTSKGALEAIDQRRPHLALLDVWLQGSELDGLQLLEEIKRRDSTLPVIMISGHGNLDTAVAAVRAGAVDFIEKPFEAGKLLHLVERATETDRLRRENAQLKQAAMREEQLEGTSGAINAVRATLKRVAPTGSRVLISGPAGVGKEIAARMIHGWSPRVDGPFVTVSAAMMAPDRVEEELFGSEKDGAARPGLLEQAHGGTLFLDEIADMPSNTQAKILRVLTDQSYTRVGGTRPVKVDVRVLSATAKDLQQEIDEGNFREDLYYRLNVVPVSIPPLNERREDIVVLADHFIARFAAERGIEPPRVTDEAMAALQSHDWPGNVRQLRNIIERTMIMTPGDRAKAIEIDLLPPEVTDTKGDGNGATSTVAMMGSPLREARENFEREYLRVQIRRFSGNISRTAAFIGMERSALHRKLKALGINEKRGDKS; via the coding sequence ATGGCATTGGAAATATTGGTCGTCGATGACGAAGCCGACATTCGCGAACTCGTGGCCGGCGTGCTGGAGGATGAGGGCTATGAAGTCCGCAGCGCCGGCACCAGCAAGGGCGCGCTCGAGGCCATCGACCAGCGCCGCCCGCATCTCGCCTTGCTCGACGTCTGGCTGCAGGGAAGCGAACTGGACGGGCTACAATTACTCGAAGAGATCAAACGGCGCGACAGCACGCTGCCGGTGATCATGATTTCGGGTCACGGCAATCTCGACACGGCGGTTGCCGCGGTGCGGGCAGGGGCCGTCGACTTCATCGAAAAGCCGTTCGAAGCCGGCAAGCTGCTCCACCTTGTCGAACGCGCCACGGAGACGGACCGCCTGCGCCGCGAAAATGCGCAGCTCAAGCAGGCGGCGATGCGCGAGGAACAGCTTGAAGGGACGTCGGGTGCGATCAACGCGGTCCGCGCGACGCTGAAGCGTGTCGCACCGACCGGCAGCCGCGTGCTGATTTCCGGCCCCGCAGGCGTCGGCAAGGAAATCGCCGCGCGCATGATCCATGGCTGGAGCCCGCGGGTCGACGGGCCTTTCGTCACCGTGTCGGCGGCGATGATGGCGCCCGACCGGGTCGAAGAGGAGTTATTCGGCAGCGAGAAGGATGGCGCCGCGCGCCCGGGCCTGTTGGAGCAGGCGCATGGTGGGACGCTCTTCCTCGACGAGATTGCCGACATGCCTTCCAACACGCAGGCCAAGATCCTGCGCGTCCTTACCGACCAGAGCTACACGCGCGTCGGCGGCACCCGCCCGGTCAAGGTCGACGTCCGCGTCCTCTCGGCCACCGCAAAGGACCTCCAACAGGAGATCGACGAGGGAAATTTCCGTGAGGATCTCTATTACCGCCTCAATGTCGTGCCGGTCTCGATCCCGCCGCTCAACGAACGGCGCGAGGATATCGTCGTTTTGGCCGATCATTTCATCGCGCGCTTCGCCGCCGAGCGCGGCATCGAGCCGCCGCGGGTGACCGACGAAGCCATGGCTGCGCTGCAATCGCATGACTGGCCGGGCAATGTCCGCCAGCTGCGCAACATTATTGAGCGCACCATGATCATGACGCCGGGCGACCGCGCCAAAGCGATCGAGATCGACCTGTTGCCACCCGAAGTCACCGACACAAAGGGCGACGGCAATGGCGCGACGTCGACCGTGGCCATGATGGGCTCGCCACTGCGCGAAGCTCGCGAGAATTTCGAACGCGAATATCTGCGCGTCCAGATTCGTCGCTTCTCGGGCAATATTTCCCGCACCGCCGCCTTCATCGGCATGGAGCGTTCGGCGCTGCACCGGAAACTCAAGGCACTCGGTATCAACGAGAAGCGCGGCGACAAGTCGTAG